Proteins from one Mucilaginibacter jinjuensis genomic window:
- a CDS encoding DEAD/DEAH box helicase — MLFQDLKLIEPILKALKTEGYTTPTPIQQQSIPIILQRKDLLGCAQTGTGKTAAFSIPILQILHEERLQHKEQKTIKSLILTPTRELAIQIGESIAAYGKHTGLKHLVIFGGVTQNPQVDSLRRGVDILVATPGRLLDLVNQRYVNLEHIKILVLDEADRMLDMGFVHDVKKIISKIPAKRQTLFFSATMPKEIQSLADTILNKPEKVEVTPVSSTADTINQSIFFVDKGDKRLLLSHILKDKNIKRVLVFTRTKHGADKVVKDLIRTNVTAEAIHGNKSQNARQRALTNFKNSSTRVLVATDIAARGIDVDELTHVIQYELPEVPETYVHRIGRTGRAGASGIAFAFCDEEEKELLKDIHKIIGKTIPVETEHPYPLRELSMAEKAKLALQQKETRKASAQRGASRRGFGRSRDHGGDKAPAGGGSGRSSGGNRNSGGRR, encoded by the coding sequence ATGCTATTTCAAGATTTAAAATTAATTGAGCCCATCCTCAAGGCTTTAAAAACTGAGGGATATACCACCCCCACGCCCATACAGCAACAATCAATCCCCATTATATTACAACGCAAGGATTTATTAGGCTGCGCGCAAACCGGTACCGGTAAAACTGCGGCCTTCTCTATCCCAATTCTTCAAATACTGCATGAAGAACGCCTGCAGCACAAGGAGCAAAAAACAATTAAGTCGCTTATCCTTACGCCAACCCGCGAGCTGGCTATCCAGATAGGCGAGAGCATTGCTGCTTATGGTAAACATACAGGCTTAAAACATTTGGTAATTTTCGGTGGTGTTACACAAAACCCACAGGTTGATTCGCTGCGCCGTGGTGTTGATATTTTAGTTGCCACACCAGGCCGTTTGTTAGACTTAGTGAACCAGCGATATGTTAACCTCGAACACATCAAGATTTTGGTATTGGACGAAGCCGACCGTATGCTGGATATGGGTTTTGTACACGATGTTAAAAAGATCATTTCTAAGATCCCGGCTAAAAGACAGACCCTGTTTTTCTCGGCTACCATGCCTAAAGAGATCCAGTCTTTGGCAGATACCATTTTAAATAAACCAGAGAAGGTTGAAGTTACCCCGGTTTCATCAACTGCTGATACCATTAACCAGTCGATTTTCTTTGTTGACAAAGGCGATAAACGCTTATTGTTATCACACATCCTGAAAGATAAAAACATTAAACGTGTGCTGGTATTTACCCGTACCAAGCATGGTGCCGATAAGGTAGTAAAAGACCTGATCCGTACCAATGTTACTGCCGAGGCCATTCACGGTAATAAATCACAAAATGCCCGTCAGCGTGCATTAACCAACTTTAAAAACAGCAGTACCCGTGTATTGGTAGCTACTGATATTGCCGCCCGCGGTATTGATGTGGATGAACTAACCCACGTTATCCAGTACGAATTGCCGGAAGTGCCCGAAACTTACGTACACCGTATTGGCCGTACAGGCCGTGCAGGTGCAAGTGGTATTGCGTTTGCTTTTTGTGATGAGGAAGAAAAAGAGCTGCTGAAAGATATTCACAAGATCATTGGTAAAACTATCCCGGTTGAAACCGAGCATCCTTACCCATTGCGCGAACTTTCTATGGCCGAAAAAGCTAAGCTTGCTTTGCAGCAAAAAGAAACCAGGAAGGCCTCAGCACAACGCGGAGCATCAAGACGCGGCTTTGGTCGCAGTCGCGACCATGGTGGCGATAAAGCCCCTGCCGGTGGTGGCAGCGGACGTAGCTCTGGCGGTAACCGCAACAGCGGCGGCAGACGCTAA
- a CDS encoding cupin domain-containing protein, producing the protein MSTTEQNEIFPRGNQGPADYFNGTAWVNILVPKDQTGTYAVGNVVFEPGCRNNWHTHTTGQILLILDGKGWYQERGQAARPLSKGDVVVIPVNVEHWHGAAKDSSFTHIVITNNSPEGPVNWLDRVTDEEYNAL; encoded by the coding sequence ATGAGTACTACAGAACAGAATGAAATTTTCCCCAGGGGAAACCAGGGCCCGGCAGACTATTTTAACGGAACGGCCTGGGTAAATATACTAGTACCTAAAGACCAGACCGGCACTTATGCTGTTGGCAATGTTGTTTTTGAGCCGGGCTGCCGCAATAACTGGCATACCCATACCACAGGGCAAATATTATTAATACTCGACGGCAAAGGCTGGTACCAGGAACGGGGACAGGCTGCGAGACCGCTAAGCAAAGGTGATGTAGTAGTTATCCCGGTTAATGTAGAGCATTGGCATGGCGCTGCTAAAGACAGCAGCTTTACTCACATCGTAATTACCAACAATTCGCCCGAAGGCCCGGTAAACTGGCTGGATCGCGTTACGGACGAAGAATACAATGCGCTTTAA
- the eno gene encoding phosphopyruvate hydratase → MSLIIDVHARQILDSRGNPTIEVEVLTENGALGRAAVPSGASTGIHEAVELRDNDKNVYMGKGVLKAVANVNDVIAKELQGIDVFEQNAIDKIMIALDGTENKGKLGANAILGVSLAVAKAAAQESRQPLYRYIGGVNANTLPIPMMNIVNGGSHSDAPIAFQEFMIMPIGAPSFSEALRWGTEVFHNLKKILHDRGLSTAVGDEGGFAPTFEGTEDGVETILKAIEKAGYKPGEDIYLAFDCAASEFYKDGKYDYTKFEGDKGAIRTSEEQADYLASLAAKYPIVSIEDGMAEDDWAGWKLLTEKIGDKVQLVGDDLFVTNVKRLQRGIDEDTANSILVKVNQIGSLTETIDAVTLAQTNGYTSVMSHRSGETEDATIADLAVALNCGQIKTGSASRSDRIAKYNQLLRIEEELGENAKFIGKNFKFIKK, encoded by the coding sequence ATGAGCTTGATCATTGATGTCCATGCCCGCCAGATTCTGGATTCTCGCGGTAACCCAACAATTGAAGTTGAAGTATTAACCGAAAACGGCGCCCTTGGCCGCGCTGCAGTACCTTCTGGTGCTTCAACGGGTATACATGAGGCAGTTGAGCTGCGCGATAACGATAAAAATGTTTACATGGGTAAAGGCGTTTTAAAAGCTGTTGCCAATGTAAATGATGTAATTGCTAAAGAATTACAAGGTATCGATGTGTTTGAACAAAACGCTATCGACAAAATTATGATTGCCCTTGACGGTACCGAAAACAAAGGTAAATTAGGTGCTAACGCTATATTAGGTGTTTCATTAGCTGTGGCTAAAGCTGCTGCACAAGAAAGCCGCCAGCCTTTATACCGCTATATTGGTGGTGTAAATGCTAACACTTTGCCAATCCCGATGATGAACATCGTTAATGGCGGTTCACACTCTGATGCGCCTATCGCATTCCAGGAGTTTATGATCATGCCTATCGGCGCGCCATCATTCTCTGAGGCTTTAAGATGGGGTACTGAAGTATTCCACAACCTGAAAAAGATTTTACACGACAGAGGTTTATCTACAGCAGTAGGTGACGAAGGCGGTTTTGCCCCAACTTTTGAAGGTACTGAAGATGGTGTTGAAACCATTTTAAAAGCGATTGAAAAAGCTGGTTACAAACCAGGTGAAGATATTTACTTAGCGTTTGACTGTGCTGCTTCTGAGTTTTACAAAGACGGCAAATACGATTACACTAAATTTGAAGGTGATAAAGGCGCTATCCGCACCAGTGAAGAGCAAGCTGATTACCTGGCTTCATTGGCTGCTAAATACCCAATCGTTTCTATCGAAGATGGTATGGCTGAGGATGACTGGGCTGGCTGGAAATTATTGACCGAGAAAATTGGTGATAAAGTACAGTTAGTAGGTGACGATTTGTTTGTAACCAACGTTAAACGTTTACAAAGAGGTATCGACGAAGATACTGCAAACTCTATCCTGGTTAAAGTAAACCAAATTGGTTCATTAACCGAGACTATCGACGCGGTAACTTTAGCACAAACTAATGGTTATACTTCTGTAATGAGCCACCGTTCTGGCGAAACTGAGGATGCTACTATTGCTGACTTAGCTGTTGCCTTAAACTGCGGCCAGATCAAAACCGGTTCTGCATCACGTTCAGACAGGATCGCTAAATACAACCAACTGTTACGTATCGAAGAAGAACTGGGCGAGAACGCAAAATTCATCGGTAAAAACTTCAAATTCATTAAGAAGTAA
- a CDS encoding FtsB family cell division protein: MKIQPVKMQRLLDILRNKYFLVTLAFVVWMLFFDKNDIYSQYQYHEQVSKLKAESEFYQKETAKVSKDLDELTSDKAQLEKFAREKYLMKKDNEDVFVVVKEKKEDK, encoded by the coding sequence ATGAAAATTCAACCGGTAAAAATGCAACGCCTGCTCGATATTTTGCGCAACAAATACTTCCTGGTTACTTTGGCTTTTGTGGTGTGGATGCTGTTTTTCGATAAAAACGACATTTACTCGCAATACCAGTATCATGAGCAGGTTAGCAAACTGAAAGCAGAAAGCGAATTTTACCAGAAAGAAACCGCCAAGGTATCCAAAGACCTTGATGAACTAACCTCCGACAAAGCCCAGCTCGAAAAGTTCGCCCGCGAAAAATACCTCATGAAAAAAGATAATGAGGATGTTTTTGTGGTAGTGAAGGAGAAGAAAGAAGATAAATAA